In Bacillus sp. NP247, one DNA window encodes the following:
- a CDS encoding ribosomal L7Ae/L30e/S12e/Gadd45 family protein, with the protein MSYQKVSNAENVVVGHKRTLEAIKDGIVKEVVIAEDADVRLTHVIIRTALQHNIPITKVESVRKLGKVSGIQVGASAIGIIS; encoded by the coding sequence ATGTCTTATCAAAAAGTGTCAAATGCTGAAAATGTAGTCGTTGGTCATAAACGAACATTGGAAGCAATCAAAGATGGTATAGTTAAAGAAGTTGTCATTGCGGAAGATGCTGATGTGAGATTAACTCACGTTATCATTCGTACTGCCTTGCAACATAACATACCCATAACCAAAGTTGAATCAGTTCGTAAGCTTGGAAAAGTTTCGGGGATTCAAGTGGGAGCTTCAGCAATAGGAATAATAAGTTAA
- the rpsL gene encoding 30S ribosomal protein S12 has translation MPTINQLVRNGRTDKVWKSKSPALNKGFNSLKKKSTDISAPQKRGVCTRVGTMTPKKPNSALRKYARVRLTNGIEVTAYIPGIGHNLQEHSVVLIRGGRVKDLPGVRYHIVRGALDTAGVDKRMQGRSKYGTKRPKPAKK, from the coding sequence ATGCCTACTATTAACCAATTAGTGAGAAATGGTCGTACTGATAAAGTATGGAAGTCTAAATCACCTGCGTTAAACAAAGGTTTTAACTCTTTAAAGAAAAAATCAACTGATATCTCTGCACCTCAAAAACGTGGTGTATGTACTCGTGTTGGTACAATGACTCCGAAGAAACCGAACTCAGCGTTACGTAAATACGCTCGTGTACGTTTAACAAATGGTATTGAAGTTACAGCTTACATCCCAGGTATCGGTCATAACCTACAAGAGCATAGCGTAGTATTAATTCGCGGTGGTCGAGTAAAGGATTTACCAGGGGTACGTTACCACATCGTTCGTGGTGCGCTTGATACAGCTGGTGTTGACAAACGTATGCAAGGACGTTCTAAATATGGTACTAAGCGACCAAAACCTGCTAAAAAATAA
- the rpsG gene encoding 30S ribosomal protein S7 has protein sequence MPRKGPVAKRDVLPDPMYNSKLVTRLINKMMVDGKKGKSQTILYNAFDIVRERSDKEPMEVFEQALKNIMPVLEVRARRVGGANYQVPVEVRPERRTTLGLRWLVNYARLRGEKTMEERLAYEILDAANNAGASVKKREDTHKMAEANKAFAHYRW, from the coding sequence ATGCCTCGTAAAGGACCTGTTGCGAAACGTGACGTGTTACCAGATCCAATGTACAATTCTAAACTTGTAACACGCCTAATCAACAAAATGATGGTTGACGGTAAAAAAGGTAAATCTCAAACAATTCTTTATAACGCTTTCGATATCGTTCGTGAACGTTCAGATAAAGAACCAATGGAAGTATTCGAGCAAGCTCTTAAGAACATCATGCCTGTTCTTGAAGTACGCGCTCGTCGTGTTGGTGGTGCTAACTACCAAGTTCCAGTTGAGGTTCGTCCAGAACGCCGTACAACTTTAGGTCTTCGCTGGTTAGTAAACTATGCTCGTCTTCGTGGTGAAAAAACTATGGAAGAGCGTCTAGCTTACGAAATTTTAGATGCAGCTAACAATGCTGGTGCATCTGTTAAGAAACGTGAAGACACTCATAAAATGGCAGAAGCTAACAAAGCATTTGCTCATTACCGTTGGTAG
- the fusA gene encoding elongation factor G has protein sequence MTREFSLENTRNIGIMAHIDAGKTTATERILYYTGRIHKIGETHEGASQMDWMEQEQERGITITSAATTAQWKGHRVNIIDTPGHVDFTVEVERSLRVLDGAVAVLDAQSGVEPQTETVWRQATTYGVPRIVFVNKMDKIGADFLYSVGTIHDRLQANAHPIQLPIGAEDEFNGIIDLVEECAYMYANDLGTDIERVEIPEEHKELAEEYRGKLIEAVAELDEEMMMKYLEGEEITVEELKAGIRKATTSVEFFPVICGSAFKNKGVQILLDAVIDYLPSPLDVPAIKGTLPDTDEAIERKSSDEEPFAALAFKIMTDPYVGKLTFFRVYSGVLNSGSYVKNSTKGKRERVGRILQMHANSREEISTVYAGDIAAAVGLKDTTTGDTLCDEKSLVILESMEFPEPVISVAIEPKSKADQDKMGTALSKLSEEDPTFRAHTDQETGQTIIAGMGELHLDIIVDRMRREFKVEANVGAPQVAYRETFRAAAKVEGKFARQSGGRGQFGHVWIEFEPNEEGKGFEFQNKIVGGVVPREYIPAVGAGLEDSLKNGVLAGYPLVDIKAALVDGSYHDVDSSEMAFKIAASMALKAAVSKCSPVILEPMMKVEVVIPEEYMGDIMGDVTSRRGRVEGMEARGNAQVVRAMVPLSEMFGYATALRSNTQGRGTFSMTFDHYEEVPKSVSEEIIKKNKGE, from the coding sequence ATGACTAGAGAGTTCTCTTTAGAAAACACTCGTAATATTGGTATCATGGCTCACATCGATGCTGGTAAAACAACAGCAACTGAGCGTATTCTGTATTACACAGGACGTATTCATAAAATCGGTGAAACTCATGAAGGTGCATCTCAGATGGACTGGATGGAGCAAGAGCAAGAACGTGGTATCACAATTACTTCTGCTGCAACTACAGCACAATGGAAAGGTCACCGTGTAAATATCATTGACACTCCAGGGCACGTAGATTTCACAGTAGAAGTAGAACGTTCTTTACGCGTACTTGATGGCGCAGTAGCAGTACTTGATGCACAATCTGGTGTAGAACCACAAACAGAAACTGTTTGGCGTCAGGCTACTACTTATGGTGTACCTCGTATCGTATTCGTTAACAAAATGGATAAGATTGGTGCAGATTTCTTATACTCTGTAGGAACAATCCACGATCGTTTACAAGCAAACGCACATCCAATTCAGTTACCAATCGGTGCTGAAGATGAGTTCAATGGTATCATTGACCTTGTTGAAGAGTGTGCTTACATGTACGCTAACGATTTAGGAACAGACATCGAGCGTGTCGAAATTCCTGAAGAGCACAAAGAATTAGCTGAAGAATACCGTGGAAAACTTATTGAAGCGGTAGCTGAGCTTGATGAAGAAATGATGATGAAGTACCTAGAAGGTGAAGAAATCACTGTAGAAGAGCTTAAAGCTGGTATCCGTAAGGCTACAACTTCTGTAGAATTCTTCCCAGTAATCTGTGGTTCTGCATTCAAAAATAAAGGTGTTCAAATTCTGTTAGACGCAGTTATCGACTACCTACCATCTCCATTAGATGTACCTGCTATTAAAGGTACTCTTCCGGATACAGATGAAGCTATCGAACGTAAGTCTAGCGATGAAGAACCATTCGCAGCTTTAGCATTCAAAATCATGACTGATCCTTATGTTGGTAAGTTAACGTTCTTCCGTGTGTACTCTGGTGTGTTAAACTCTGGATCATACGTGAAAAACTCAACTAAAGGTAAGCGTGAGCGTGTAGGTCGTATCCTACAAATGCACGCTAACAGCCGTGAAGAGATTTCAACAGTTTACGCTGGTGATATCGCTGCTGCTGTAGGTTTAAAAGATACTACTACTGGTGATACTCTTTGTGATGAGAAGAGTCTTGTTATCCTTGAGTCTATGGAATTCCCAGAACCAGTTATCTCTGTAGCTATCGAACCAAAATCTAAAGCTGACCAAGATAAAATGGGTACAGCATTATCTAAGCTTTCTGAAGAAGATCCAACATTCCGTGCTCACACTGACCAAGAAACTGGCCAAACAATTATCGCTGGTATGGGTGAACTTCACCTTGATATCATCGTTGACCGTATGCGCCGTGAATTCAAAGTGGAAGCAAACGTTGGTGCTCCTCAGGTAGCATACCGTGAGACTTTCCGCGCTGCTGCGAAAGTTGAAGGTAAGTTCGCTCGTCAATCTGGTGGTCGTGGACAATTCGGTCACGTTTGGATTGAGTTTGAACCTAATGAAGAAGGTAAAGGTTTTGAATTCCAAAACAAAATCGTCGGCGGTGTAGTTCCACGTGAATACATCCCAGCTGTTGGAGCGGGTCTTGAAGACTCACTTAAAAATGGTGTACTAGCTGGTTATCCACTAGTTGACATCAAAGCTGCGTTAGTTGACGGATCTTACCATGATGTCGATTCATCTGAGATGGCGTTCAAAATCGCTGCATCTATGGCGCTTAAAGCTGCGGTTTCTAAATGTAGCCCAGTAATTCTTGAGCCAATGATGAAAGTTGAAGTTGTAATTCCTGAAGAGTACATGGGTGACATTATGGGCGACGTAACATCTCGTCGTGGACGTGTAGAAGGTATGGAAGCTCGCGGTAACGCTCAAGTTGTTCGCGCTATGGTTCCACTTTCTGAAATGTTCGGTTATGCAACGGCATTACGTTCTAACACTCAAGGACGCGGAACATTCTCAATGACATTTGATCATTATGAAGAAGTACCGAAGTCTGTTTCTGAAGAAATTATTAAAAAAAATAAAGGTGAATAA
- the tuf gene encoding elongation factor Tu yields the protein MAKAKFERSKPHVNIGTIGHVDHGKTTLTAAITTVLAKAGGAEARGYDQIDAAPEERERGITISTAHVEYETETRHYAHVDCPGHADYVKNMITGAAQMDGGILVVSAADGPMPQTREHILLSRQVGVPYIVVFLNKCDMVDDEELLELVEMEVRDLLSEYGFPGDDIPVIKGSALKALQGEAEWEEKIIELMTEVDAYIPTPERETDKPFLMPIEDVFSITGRGTVATGRVERGIVKVGDVVEIIGLAEENASTTVTGVEMFRKLLDQAQAGDNIGALLRGVAREDIQRGQVLAKTGSVKAHAKFKAEVFVLSKEEGGRHTPFFANYRPQFYFRTTDVTGIIQLPEGTEMVMPGDNIEMTIELIAPIAIEEGTKFSIREGGRTVGYGVVATIVAE from the coding sequence ATGGCTAAAGCTAAATTCGAACGTTCTAAACCCCATGTTAACATCGGTACAATCGGCCACGTTGACCATGGTAAAACTACATTAACTGCTGCGATCACTACAGTTCTTGCAAAAGCTGGTGGTGCTGAAGCACGCGGATACGATCAAATCGACGCTGCTCCAGAAGAAAGAGAGCGCGGAATCACAATCTCAACTGCACACGTTGAGTACGAAACTGAAACTCGTCACTATGCACACGTTGACTGCCCAGGTCATGCTGACTATGTTAAAAACATGATCACTGGTGCTGCTCAAATGGACGGCGGTATCTTAGTAGTATCTGCTGCTGATGGCCCAATGCCTCAAACACGTGAGCACATCCTTCTTTCTCGTCAAGTAGGTGTTCCTTACATCGTTGTATTCTTAAACAAATGCGACATGGTAGATGACGAAGAATTATTAGAATTAGTAGAAATGGAAGTTCGCGACCTATTATCTGAATACGGATTCCCAGGCGACGATATCCCTGTAATTAAAGGTTCTGCTCTTAAAGCTCTTCAAGGAGAAGCTGAGTGGGAAGAAAAAATCATCGAATTAATGACTGAAGTTGATGCTTACATCCCAACTCCAGAACGTGAAACTGACAAACCATTCTTAATGCCTATCGAGGATGTATTCTCTATCACAGGTCGTGGTACAGTTGCAACTGGTCGTGTAGAGCGCGGAATCGTTAAAGTTGGTGACGTAGTAGAAATTATCGGTCTTGCTGAAGAAAATGCTTCTACAACTGTAACTGGTGTAGAAATGTTCCGTAAACTTCTTGACCAAGCTCAAGCTGGAGACAACATCGGTGCTCTTCTTCGTGGGGTTGCTCGTGAAGACATCCAACGTGGACAAGTTCTTGCTAAAACTGGCTCTGTAAAAGCACACGCTAAATTCAAAGCTGAAGTTTTCGTATTATCTAAAGAAGAAGGTGGACGTCATACTCCATTCTTCGCTAACTACCGTCCTCAGTTCTACTTCCGTACAACTGACGTAACTGGTATCATCCAATTACCAGAAGGTACTGAAATGGTAATGCCTGGTGACAACATCGAAATGACTATCGAACTTATCGCTCCAATCGCTATCGAAGAGGGAACTAAATTCTCTATTCGTGAAGGTGGACGTACAGTAGGTTACGGTGTAGTTGCTACAATCGTTGCTGAGTAA
- the rpsJ gene encoding 30S ribosomal protein S10 has protein sequence MAKEKIRIRLKAYDHRILDQSAEKIVETAKRSGATVSGPIPLPTEKTIYTILRAVHKYKDSREQFEMRTHKRLIDIVSPTPQTVDSLMRLDLPSGVDIEIKL, from the coding sequence ATGGCAAAAGAAAAAATTCGTATCCGTTTAAAAGCTTATGATCACCGTATTCTTGATCAATCAGCTGAGAAAATTGTAGAAACAGCTAAGCGTTCTGGGGCAACAGTTTCTGGTCCGATCCCATTACCAACTGAGAAGACTATTTACACAATTCTTCGTGCTGTTCATAAGTACAAAGATTCTCGTGAGCAATTCGAAATGCGCACACACAAACGTTTAATCGATATCGTGAGTCCTACTCCACAAACAGTAGATTCATTAATGCGTTTAGACTTACCGTCTGGTGTAGATATCGAAATTAAACTATAA